taatgttttccctcacattatatttttctttagctttttaattagcatttttttccttaatagctattttttttcctttagcctcttcactctctctctagctaATTTCCCTCacagttttcctctttcatagCCAACtaccccctctttccctctcacatcctctaaaaaacactcttactaCATTATCAGAATTTAAAGCAACACTTCCATATTTAACTATTTTCCACTTCATCTGCCCTTCTATGGCTCCCACCACCCCATATATAGAAGAGCCACTCATACTTAATAATTTTCCACCTCATATCCCCTTATATGGCTCCTCCTTCCCCATATGCAACACAGCAACTCATATTTAATAATTTGCCACCACATCTTCCATTCTATGGCTCTCCCTACTACATACACAGTAGAACAGAGAGTATTAAATCATTTTCCAACCCATCTGCCTTTCTATGGGTCCCCACCCACCCCATACACAGAAGAGCCACTCATTTAGTCAATTGgcaccctctcctcttctcttatggCTTACCCTACTCCAtacacagcctgccctctaaacatGACTATCTtttttcacacaaaactacatacatTTATCTATACACACGTTCTTTGTGCAAAAttttgaaatggaaaaaaatgtattaattaataaaaaggtACCTATGCCATCCTTGGAGTCACGCTCTGACTATATTTCAATTGTCCGGCACttcaatggattttttttttttctttattttgttgccattggccagtttttttttttttttttttttgcccttagccagtgTTCCCTGACAGGTTTTGAAAGGTGTATTACTAATGCACTGTAcctctactactaatactactgctacactaCCTCACACACTTCTAATCTCATTTATTCTCCTATCACTACAATTTATGCATTTCAGGAAGAAGCAGGATACACTGAGAACTGAAGGAAAACTTGACGAGTTGACACGGGAAGGGAGCGGGGACTGGTTGGGCAGGGTCTGAGTCCCGGTCATGGTGGGCACCGGGCGGTCTGAAATTGGGCATACATAAGCATAGCCCtatttaacacagtaatggctatttatctatgttggtggttgattctggctttgcttcactctctgggtctggaaaccCAGGGAGAGTGCAAGCAAAGATTGGTGGACTGACCTGGGAGGAAGGCATAGCTGAGGTGCCCAGCTGTGGaccaatatttacgtacgtaattcattttgaaaatggCCTCAATAAAAAAGGCACCCACACTGAAATGCACTACACTTTTAAACGCGATAAATAATTTAACTAGTATCCAAAATATAATATCCTTAGATGGTGGTTTGTTTACGGAGCGCGGTCCAATCAGCGGTCAATCTGTCAAAATTATGAcgccaaaacacaccataaTGTCGAGATGGAAACCACTCCCAAACcacattatattatatattctgaatgacaaaaaaattgttttccaccctaataaagaaaacacggaTTCCTCGtcatataaagatttttgttttctatgtcGGAACCGTAAAGATGTTTtagtttgaaaatacgaatagttaGACTACATTTTATGGAATATCATTACTTGAgtcatatttttcatatttttgtggtGTCATAtcaagcacaaaaaaaaaaaaaatccgaggcgtattgataaaaaaaaaaaaaaaaaaaatggtgtggtGTCGTGTGGAATGTAGTATGTTATGTGTGGTCGCTGTGGTGTACCGTGGTGTGATATAGTGACTGCAACCAGCTGAACtaacgggtgtgtgtgtgtgtgtgtgtgttcacggtgGCTGCTGGTCATTCAGCTGGACTACGGAACGAGCCAAGCAGAACTCACAGCCTCCTAAGTAGTTTGATAGGGCGTGTTGAAGATCAAGAGTGAACAAGGccacaacaagaagaagaagagtatttGTTGATGTTTTCTGTCCCTTTAAATGTATATTTGCACCATTATTACATCAAAGCTGGTATTCCTAACATTCCTGCCCGCTCAGTGTTCGTAACGAGTGTGCCTAACCTGGAACTCTGATGAAAGATGTAAGTAAATGCGTCATTGTCGAGAAAATGCGGAAAATTGActgatttgtgttttttttggggggattaTATTATCAATTAATCTTAAGTGTTTCCCATTCATGGAGTCTGTGGTGTGGCTTGTGTTGTCCTGGTGAGCAATGTAGGGAACTGGTTGATGTTGTGTCATTTAGTCTATCAATGAATGTGTatcatttggtgtgtgtgtgtgtgtgtgtgtgtgtgtgtgttatttccctCACAAACTCATATTTTATTAGgttatgactttttttcttttcaggtcCAAGTTATATCCGCGTGTATTCCCATTCATTCAAAgtattttaagagttttttttatttatttttttatttttatgtaattttgttgttgtctgaGCTGGTTTGCAACACACAATACTCACTGTAACACTCCCCCACCCACACAACCCTATGTCTCCCGAGATGGCTGGCAGTGAGAGGCAGGCAAAACTTTGACCAGAAAAaagtcataaataaaaaaaaatggcacacaaaagttttccttccccttccccctctcacaTCACCCCTCCTCCATCACATCACAAGGCCACACAAGCACTGGTCACAATCATGAATCACCCTCAATTGttctgaaagaggaggaggaagagatggaaagttagaaaaataagtagatggatgaaaaaatgaCACACCATCAATCATGTCACCACCTTTCTCACCAGGACAACATGAGTCACCACAGAGACCATGGTTGCCTCATGCTGCATACTAACCATATTTATTTCACCTCTCTCCCCACCACAGCACAGCCCCAGCATGCCACAGCCCCCCACAGAGGCCAAGACTGCCCCACCAGACTCCCAGACCTTCACATTTGGGGATTGGACGGTGGCAGTCACCAAGAGTCACATCATGGGGTCCCAATGTGAGGCGGACTCTCCCTGCGGCCCAGACACCCCCTCCGACCTTCTGTGTAACTACTGCAGGTGTGTggggaggagcaagaagaggaaggcgagaagttgttgggaggaggaaggaaggtaaaaaaaaatgagaaagaggaaggaagggaggaaaaaggaaggaggaggaagaagaggaaggaagggaaaaaagttcaCCTAAaataacttaaccaaaccaaatgaaacctaacctaacccaaatttAGTATAATCTAACCTactccaacccaacccaaacccaacctaacgtaaACTAACCTAGGCTAACCCAAATgctacccaacctaacctaatctaaccaaaacccaacccaacccaacccaactcaatccAACCCAATCAAacataactttaacctaaccaaacacaatctaacttaacctaactcagccttacctaacctaagccAACTTCACCAGGTATGAGAGGGAGCTGAGCCTTCCGTCCCTGCCTGACATGGTGTTTGCGGACAACACCTTACAGGTTCAACACCGCGAAGGGGgaaccatcaccttcactgccCTGGATGCCCTACGCTCTGTCAACACCAGGGAGAGCTCAGTGCAGGTGGCTCATGCTGCGGTGTGGCGGGAggcacggtgagagagagagatagagagagagtgattgtgtgatgtggagagaggaagggtaggtctgtggtggtggtgaacacagagagagagagagagagagaggggggtaggttgcagtggtgtggtggtggtagtggggagagaaagagagaaagtggtggtggtggtggagagaaagacTGAGGGAGTGGTAGTgtggtctagagagagagagagagagagagagaaagaaaaaaaattaaataaataaaaaataaaagagagagaagaagtaaCAGCACAGTAATACCATATATAcattacccaccaccaccactatcacaaccaaacctaacctaatcatcATACCTCAGAGCAGACTGTCAGGGAGCGCAGAAGGTTGTGGAGCCGTTTGACTGGACCTACACCACCACTTTCCGAGGCACGCTGGCCGGGACACTGCGAACCGAGCCCACAGAAGAAAGAATCGACCTGGATAAGCTTAAAGTCCGAGAGGAAATTAAATTCTACTCAGAAGTTTATTTGTACGATGACGAGCTTGACGATAATGGGTGCACCAAGTGTGTGGCTAAAGTGGTGAGCATTggtgatgttttgtggtgttgtgtggtgtgtgtgtgtgtgtgtgtgtgtgtgtgtgtgtgtgtgtgtttgtgtggggtgATAATGGGTGTAGTTACCAAGTGTGTGGCGAAAGTGGTGAGGATTggtgatgttttgtggtgttgtgtggtgtttggtgtgtatgTGGTGATAATGGGTGTAGCAAGTCTATGGCAAAAGTGGTGAGGATCggtgatgttttgtggtgttttgtggtgtgtgtgtgtttgtgtgtgtgtgtgtgtgtgtgtgtgtgtgtgtgtgtgtgtgtgtgtgtgtgtgtgtgtgtgtgtgtgtgtgtgtgtgtgtgtgtgtgtgtgtaattcacctcgcgtgcctgctggtcacccagccagtcttccccattatggagtgagctcagagctcatagaacgatcttctggtaggactgagaccacaacccctcgagttacatcttgtacctatttactgctaagtgaacaggggccacacattaagaggcttgcccatttgcctcttgattgtgagttgagcatgctaaccactacattatatggtgtgtgtgtgtgtgtgtgtgtttttttagggCAATATATTGTTTCTGTTCATTTCTATTATGTTTTgccccttgctctctctctctctctctctctctctctctctctctctctctctctctctctctctctctctctctctctctctctctctctctctctctctctctctctctctctctctctcattttctatcaCATTCTATCCCTGTTCTCTCAATCCATCACAGTTTTCCCTTATGCTGTCCACTATTTCACTTGTGTTCCACCTGTCTGCTTTTTCCACCTCCAATTGTGTTCCACCTGTCTTCACCAACTCTACTAGTATTCCACCTGTTTTGTTCACCTCCACTTGTGTTCCACCTGTCTTGGTTACCTTTTGTGTTCACCTGTGTTCTACAGAGGGTGATGCCGAGTGGAATATTTGTGGTGTTCCGCCATTACCTACGAGTGGATCAGGTGTTGGTGAGGATTAATGACACTCGCCTCTTCTCCCCGGCCGGTGCTAACTTCTTCCTCAGAGAGAGTTCCACAAGACAGGCGGCCATTGAGGATCTTAAGGTGTGTGTCTGAGCCTgagattgcatttttttttttgtgagttattttcttgttattgttcttcttgtttttgttcttgttcttctttctggGGTGAGATTGTGTCTTTTatggcatattttttttttcattattgttattgttcattgtcatcatattccttctttttcttttattctttcttttagtttgggttttcatatcttcttctccatcgtactcctcctcttcctctttctcttactactatttattttctccttttcctcttttgcttcatcttcttccttctattatttattattttctttctcttaatttgggtttttattgattttttttccttctactttttcttactttctcgtactcctatctctctctctctctctctctctctctctctctctctctctctctctctctctctctctctctctctctctctctctctctctctctctctctctctctcaactttcttcttctcctcctcctgttctctttcatatatatttttttctcctctgcttttttacattttcttcctcctcctcctcctcctcctcctcctcctcatcctcctcctcctcctcctcctcctcctcctcctcctcctcctcctcctcctcctcctcctcctcctcatcatcatcatcatcatcatcatcatcatcatcctcctcctcctcctcctcctcctcctcctcctcctcctcctaatgttctttatccttttcttcctcttcctcttaatatttctcctaactttacttctctttatcctcctcctcctcctcctcctcctccttcttcaatcTCCAAACACAATTTGGTCCTCCTGTTCTTGCTTGCTAaatattcttcatttattattatttatttttatttctcactgacttttttccacacacacacacacacacacggcccggtagctcagtggttagagcgctggcttcacaagccagattaccggggttcgattccccggccgggtggagatattagagtgtctctcctttcacgtgtagcccctgttcacctagcagtgagtaggtacgggatgtaaatcgaggagttgtgaccttgttgtcccggtgtgtggtgtgtgcctggtctcaggcctatccaaagatcggaaataatgagctctgagctcgttccgtagggtaacgtctggctgtctcgtcagagactgcagcagatcaaacagtgaaacgcacacacacacacacacacacacacacacacacacacacacacacacacacacacacacacacacacacacacacacacacacacacattagtctaacctaacataacttaatGCAACACCTCtaattctctctgttttcctccctGTCAGGTCCCAGCACCAGTGTACACCAACCCTGATATAGTCTGGCAACACCTTCCACTTGTAGAAGAGACAGTGGATAAGATTATATGTGGTGACTCTAATTCTGCCTCCGTATGATCACCTAGTGCTTGTCTGTCTAGCCTGTCCGTCTGCCTCTTCTCAACAGTGCTTAGAAGTCAGTGCTTTTGTATTGTGTTTtggtacaaagagagagagagagagagagagagatagagagagagagagatagattatcaatctttatttcttatttacttatggttttcttactttcttgatGATTAATGACTTTGCTGTTGAAATATTAtgtaagagagatggagagagagagaaaaaggttatttgttctctctctctgcaagaaaAATCAAATTTTGTTCCGGGAAAATGAGATGTGTTTGCATCTTTtggtttctttgatttttttcttcttaggaTTGTGTTAGTCTGGTACAAAGAGAAaaccttagtttttttttttttttttttttttttttttttatgggagagagagaaaaagagagagggtggggcaTTAGtgatctatttctcttcctcctcctcatttccttcagtatttttgttattttggtacaaagaagaaaaaatgaagttgtTTCTTgtattgagaaagagagagagatagagaacagGGTTAATGATctatgtatcctcctcctcctcctcctcctcctcctcctcctcctcctcctcctcctcctcctcctcctccttccttcaagacTTCTTTCACCACGCACAaaagttatttttgtttcttacacacagggaaagagaaagagaaatttaaATGTGTTGATaatcctttccttgcctttcttaAATTTCTTGTTGAtaatcttttccttgtctttccttaatatt
The DNA window shown above is from Portunus trituberculatus isolate SZX2019 chromosome 4, ASM1759143v1, whole genome shotgun sequence and carries:
- the LOC123510548 gene encoding TIP41-like protein isoform X1, giving the protein MKDHSPSMPQPPTEAKTAPPDSQTFTFGDWTVAVTKSHIMGSQCEADSPCGPDTPSDLLCNYCRYERELSLPSLPDMVFADNTLQVQHREGGTITFTALDALRSVNTRESSVQVAHAAVWREARADCQGAQKVVEPFDWTYTTTFRGTLAGTLRTEPTEERIDLDKLKVREEIKFYSEVYLYDDELDDNGCTKCVAKVRVMPSGIFVVFRHYLRVDQVLVRINDTRLFSPAGANFFLRESSTRQAAIEDLKVPAPVYTNPDIVWQHLPLVEETVDKIICGDSNSASV
- the LOC123510548 gene encoding TIP41-like protein isoform X2, with translation MPQPPTEAKTAPPDSQTFTFGDWTVAVTKSHIMGSQCEADSPCGPDTPSDLLCNYCRYERELSLPSLPDMVFADNTLQVQHREGGTITFTALDALRSVNTRESSVQVAHAAVWREARADCQGAQKVVEPFDWTYTTTFRGTLAGTLRTEPTEERIDLDKLKVREEIKFYSEVYLYDDELDDNGCTKCVAKVRVMPSGIFVVFRHYLRVDQVLVRINDTRLFSPAGANFFLRESSTRQAAIEDLKVPAPVYTNPDIVWQHLPLVEETVDKIICGDSNSASV